The genome window TGCAATTAATTATCTATTACATATTTAGTGTATAAGTATCCCTAGTGTTTCTATCGGGTTTCTCAGTAACAAACCATGACTTCAACTAAAAAATTAGCTATTGTAAGTACCACCCTTCTATTAAAGTTCCTATTTAGCTCTACGCCCTTGACGAGCTTAACTTCAGGTTACAGGTAGCAACAAGGGAATTGGCTTTGCCATAGTCAAAGGTTTATGTAAGGAGTTCGATGGGGATGTATATTTAACTGCTCGAAATGTGGAACGAGGCAAATCTGCAGTTAAAGCTCTCAATAATCTTGGATTTAAGCCCCTTTTCCATCAATTGGATATAACTGACCAACTCAGCATAGACAATTTCTCAAACTACATTAAAACCAAGCATGGAGGCATAGATCTTTTGATCAATAATGCTGCTACTGCCTTTAAAGTATATAaggaattaaataattatgatttCAATTGGTTGAAAAACAATGTATATCTCTAGAATTCTGCATCAGAACCATTTGCAGTTCAAGCAGAAGAAACCATTAGAGTGAACTATTTTGGTACTTTGAAGGTGTGCGAAGCCTTATTTCCTTTATTAAGGCAAAATGCTAGGGTTGTCAATTTGTCCAGCTCCCTTGGGCATTTACTAGTAATTCCTTCTGAGGAATTGAGATCCAAGTTTAATAGTGATTCGCTAGATGTGTCCTCTTTAACCAAATTGATGGAGAAATTTGTTAAGTAATATGCTAATATTATGCAATAGCACGTTTTAAGAAGTCATATTGGTTAGGGATTCCAAAGCTGGTAAGGAAAAAGAGGAAGGATGGGGCAGTTCTGCTTATTCAGTATCTAAAGTGGGAGTAAGTGCCTTGACTTTTATTCAGCAAAGAGTTTTCAATGCTGAGAGCCCTAATAGGAATGTGTCAGTCAATGCAGTGCATCCTGGTAAATATAGTAATAATGTTTAGTTTTGGAAACACAGAGGATTGATTTAGGATATGTTGATACTGATATGACCAGTCACAAAGGGCCCTTGACCATTGAGGAAGGAGCCAAAGCCCCTTTGTTTTTAGCTCTTGAAGCTGATCTGAAAGGGAAGTATGTGTGGTTTGATTG of Euwallacea similis isolate ESF13 chromosome 3, ESF131.1, whole genome shotgun sequence contains these proteins:
- the LOC136420199 gene encoding carbonyl reductase [NADPH] 1-like, translated to MTSTKKLAIVTGSNKGIGFAIVKGLCKEFDGDVYLTARNVERGKSAVKALNNLGFKPLFHQLDITDQLSIDNFSNYIKTKHGGIDLLINNAATAFKNSASEPFAVQAEETIRVNYFGTLKVCEALFPLLRQNARVVNLSSSLGHLLVIPSEELRSKFNSDSLDVSSLTKLMEKFVKDSKAGKEKEEGWGSSAYSVSKVGVSALTFIQQRVFNAESPNRNVSVNAVHPGYVDTDMTSHKGPLTIEEGAKAPLFLALEADLKGKYVWFDCSVVSWDKKLN